A stretch of [Clostridium] innocuum DNA encodes these proteins:
- a CDS encoding ABC transporter ATP-binding protein, translating into MLKRMWPYMSRYKKYLAISCFCVVAETVFELIIPIIMADIIDIGVANADKDYILIKGAQMIACALIALVLGILYARYAATAGQGFGAELRKDEFAKVQSFSFANTDHFSTSSLITRLTSDVTILQTAISNGVRPIVRSPVMLLTALVLTFTINAQLTVVFLIAIPVLGIALFVIVRRVGPLYRLMQASIDKVNTIVQENLNAIRVVKSYVRGTYEEEKFDEVNDNLRSASERAFRTSVWNLPLFQLVMYTTVVCIIWFGGNMIFAGTMKVGELTGFLSYVLQILNSLMMISNVFLMLTRSIASGERILEVLDEEVDIRDLPQAEASVSCGDIVFDHVYFKYKAEAEEFVLRDITLHIEKGSTVGILGGTGSAKTTLVQLIPRLYDVSDGEIRIDGKNVREYPVEHLRDAVGMVLQKNTLFSGTIRENLLWGDAHASDADIARACHIACVDEFISSFPKGYDTDLGQGGVNVSGGQKQRLCIARALLKRPRVLIFDDSTSAVDTATEASIREGLASLKDTTKIIIAQRVTSVQHADQIVILDDGKIHAIGTHDTLLASDPIYQDIYYSQQEGAGL; encoded by the coding sequence ATGTTGAAACGAATGTGGCCCTATATGAGCCGATATAAAAAATATCTGGCAATCAGCTGCTTCTGCGTTGTTGCGGAAACAGTATTTGAATTGATTATACCGATCATCATGGCGGATATCATTGATATCGGTGTTGCGAATGCGGATAAGGATTACATCCTTATCAAGGGAGCGCAGATGATTGCCTGTGCATTGATTGCTCTGGTGCTTGGAATACTGTATGCCCGATATGCCGCAACCGCCGGACAGGGCTTTGGTGCAGAGCTGAGAAAGGATGAGTTTGCGAAGGTGCAGAGCTTTTCCTTTGCGAATACGGATCATTTTTCCACATCCTCGCTGATAACCAGACTGACGAGTGATGTGACGATTTTGCAGACAGCAATCAGTAACGGAGTTCGTCCGATCGTACGATCCCCTGTTATGCTGCTGACCGCACTGGTGCTGACCTTCACCATCAATGCCCAGCTTACCGTCGTCTTTTTGATTGCGATTCCCGTTTTAGGAATAGCGCTGTTTGTAATTGTGCGAAGGGTGGGACCGCTGTATCGGCTGATGCAGGCATCCATCGATAAGGTAAATACCATCGTACAGGAAAATCTGAATGCAATCCGCGTTGTGAAGTCCTATGTTCGCGGGACCTATGAGGAAGAGAAATTCGATGAGGTCAATGACAATCTGCGCTCTGCAAGTGAGCGGGCATTTCGTACCTCTGTATGGAATCTGCCGCTGTTTCAGCTGGTTATGTATACCACCGTTGTTTGCATTATCTGGTTTGGCGGGAATATGATCTTCGCCGGTACGATGAAGGTGGGAGAGCTGACCGGATTTCTGAGCTATGTATTGCAGATTCTGAATTCTCTGATGATGATCAGCAATGTTTTTTTGATGCTGACAAGATCCATCGCCAGCGGTGAGCGTATTCTTGAGGTGCTGGATGAGGAGGTGGATATCCGTGATCTGCCGCAGGCGGAGGCATCCGTGAGCTGCGGTGATATCGTGTTTGATCATGTATATTTCAAATACAAGGCGGAGGCAGAGGAATTTGTGCTGCGTGATATAACGCTGCACATCGAAAAGGGCAGCACGGTTGGCATTCTGGGAGGAACAGGTTCTGCGAAAACCACACTTGTGCAGCTGATTCCAAGGCTTTATGATGTCAGTGACGGAGAAATTCGTATTGATGGAAAAAATGTACGCGAGTATCCGGTGGAGCATCTGCGTGATGCCGTGGGGATGGTGTTGCAGAAGAATACGCTGTTTAGCGGAACAATACGTGAAAATCTGTTATGGGGTGACGCCCATGCCAGTGATGCAGATATTGCACGGGCATGTCATATTGCATGCGTGGATGAGTTTATCAGCAGCTTTCCCAAGGGGTATGATACCGATCTCGGACAGGGAGGCGTCAATGTCTCCGGCGGACAGAAGCAGCGTCTTTGCATTGCACGGGCATTGCTGAAGCGTCCCAGAGTGCTGATTTTTGATGATTCCACCAGTGCAGTTGATACCGCCACGGAGGCGAGTATCCGCGAAGGTCTGGCATCCCTGAAGGATACAACGAAAATCATTATCGCACAGCGTGTTACCTCTGTTCAGCACGCTGATCAGATTGTTATTCTGGACGATGGGAAAATACATGCGATCGGTACGCATGACACCCTGCTTGCGTCGGATCCGATCTATCAGGATATTTACTATTCCCAACAGGAAGGAGCTGGTTTATAA
- a CDS encoding ABC transporter permease produces the protein MKFSKLALRNVKKSYKDYFVYFMTLMFSVCLFYTFNSFSSQEQVLNLSTSQSTVLKTVGQFMNVLSVFVAIVLAFLILYANNFLIRRRKQEFGIYMLLGMPKRDISRILVYETMAVGFLSLLSGLLLGALCSQLLGIFSAGMLQVSMSFRVIFSIPSAITTSISFTVIFVIIMLLNSRVIAKVKLIDLLQSKKKMEKARIRRPWMSVLVLLISLTLLATAYYLATSSLQTFAVMLVPILVIGGIGTILFFMSLSGFLLQFIRLSKRTYYRNLHMVVLRQINAKISSASTSMGIVCLMLLLAIGALSCGFSLHHSLVDSVDQTTPYMYTYMQDENISEENMKQLLNVQKAKRWNRVNVYTDRDTLKAILPLMEDYDTGKLYAGAPLEYISVSDYNKAMESQGNKPVSIHNKEAFFISAKEDILDALTAVGDAHKTISVYGHKLKLVNARETSSFLCTSPMPEIMLAVVVPDAVVQSKAPVRTYWNIDLAREAQVSAYQARVEKNITDYAKQTGMQDYRYSGITRDEVRESSLGSGMLFVYIGLYLGIVFLVSSAAVLALQQLSDADDSKSNYDILRKIGTPQRMIDHSILGQIAIYFMLPLSLAIVHAMVGVPVVSGAFSFLFGLQNMWKTNLMTAGIVLLIYGTYFLITYYGYRMAVQGPRHKQKKQ, from the coding sequence ATGAAATTTTCAAAATTGGCTTTACGAAATGTAAAGAAAAGCTATAAGGATTATTTTGTCTACTTTATGACACTGATGTTTTCCGTATGTCTGTTTTACACCTTCAATTCCTTTTCCTCTCAGGAGCAGGTATTGAATCTGAGTACGTCGCAGTCAACCGTACTGAAGACGGTCGGACAGTTTATGAATGTACTGTCTGTGTTTGTCGCAATCGTTTTGGCTTTTTTGATTCTGTATGCGAATAACTTTCTGATTCGCAGAAGGAAGCAGGAGTTTGGGATTTATATGCTGCTGGGAATGCCGAAACGGGATATCTCCAGAATTCTTGTATATGAAACAATGGCAGTCGGATTTCTTTCTCTGCTGAGCGGTCTGTTGCTGGGCGCGCTATGCTCCCAGCTGCTGGGAATCTTCAGCGCTGGAATGCTGCAGGTATCGATGAGCTTTCGTGTAATATTTTCCATACCGAGTGCAATAACAACAAGTATATCCTTTACGGTGATATTCGTTATTATCATGCTGTTGAATTCCAGAGTGATCGCAAAGGTGAAGCTAATTGATCTGCTGCAATCAAAAAAGAAGATGGAAAAGGCAAGAATCCGCAGACCATGGATGTCCGTGCTTGTTCTGCTGATTTCTCTGACACTGCTTGCAACGGCCTATTATCTGGCAACATCCTCGCTGCAGACATTTGCTGTCATGCTTGTACCAATTCTGGTGATTGGCGGTATCGGGACAATCCTGTTCTTTATGTCTCTGTCCGGCTTTCTGTTACAGTTTATCCGTCTCAGCAAGCGTACCTATTACCGCAATCTGCATATGGTTGTTTTGCGGCAGATCAATGCGAAAATCAGCTCTGCAAGTACCTCTATGGGAATCGTCTGTCTCATGCTGCTGCTTGCTATCGGTGCATTGTCCTGCGGCTTTTCACTGCATCACAGCCTGGTTGACAGTGTGGATCAGACGACACCGTATATGTATACGTACATGCAGGACGAAAATATAAGCGAAGAAAATATGAAGCAGCTGCTGAACGTGCAAAAGGCCAAACGCTGGAACAGGGTGAATGTGTATACCGACAGGGATACACTGAAGGCGATTCTTCCGCTTATGGAAGACTATGATACCGGTAAGCTGTATGCCGGTGCACCTTTGGAATATATATCCGTGAGCGACTACAATAAAGCTATGGAATCACAGGGAAATAAGCCCGTATCCATTCATAACAAAGAAGCATTCTTCATTAGCGCAAAGGAAGATATTCTGGATGCTCTCACTGCCGTCGGTGATGCGCATAAGACGATATCCGTATATGGTCACAAGCTCAAGCTGGTAAACGCCCGGGAAACCTCCAGCTTTCTCTGCACCAGTCCCATGCCGGAAATCATGCTGGCAGTCGTTGTACCGGATGCGGTTGTACAATCCAAAGCACCCGTCAGGACCTACTGGAATATCGATCTTGCCAGGGAGGCGCAGGTTTCCGCATATCAAGCACGGGTTGAAAAAAATATCACGGATTATGCCAAGCAGACAGGAATGCAGGATTACCGGTATTCCGGAATCACACGAGATGAGGTCAGGGAAAGCTCTCTCGGCTCCGGTATGCTCTTTGTTTACATCGGCCTGTATCTGGGCATTGTATTCCTTGTCTCCAGTGCAGCTGTTCTGGCACTTCAGCAGCTGAGTGATGCAGATGACAGCAAATCGAACTACGACATCCTGCGTAAAATCGGTACACCGCAAAGGATGATAGATCATTCCATTCTGGGACAGATTGCCATATATTTTATGCTGCCGCTCAGCCTTGCCATTGTGCATGCTATGGTCGGTGTTCCGGTGGTATCCGGTGCCTTCTCCTTCCTGTTTGGACTGCAGAATATGTGGAAAACAAATCTGATGACTGCGGGTATCGTCCTGCTGATTTATGGCACATATTTCCTGATTACGTATTACGGATACCGCATGGCGGTGCAGGGTCCAAGACACAAGCAGAAGAAGCAGTAA
- the rpsI gene encoding 30S ribosomal protein S9 yields the protein MAAKKNTVTYNGTGRRKTSVARVFMTPGSGNISVNGKTLDEYLPLETLRMVVRSPLELTETLGQFDIKINVQGGGYTGQAGAMRHGITRALMEASADYRPALKAAGFVTRDSRMKERKKYGLKAARRAPQFSKR from the coding sequence ATGGCAGCTAAGAAAAATACAGTAACTTACAATGGTACAGGACGCCGTAAAACTTCTGTTGCTCGTGTCTTTATGACTCCGGGTAGTGGTAACATCTCTGTTAATGGGAAAACATTAGACGAGTATTTGCCACTGGAAACTTTACGTATGGTTGTTCGTTCACCACTTGAATTAACAGAAACTTTAGGTCAGTTTGATATTAAAATCAACGTTCAAGGTGGAGGTTATACAGGTCAGGCTGGTGCAATGCGTCACGGTATCACACGTGCTTTAATGGAAGCTAGTGCTGATTATCGTCCTGCACTGAAAGCAGCAGGATTTGTAACACGTGATTCCCGTATGAAAGAGCGTAAGAAATACGGTCTGAAAGCGGCACGTCGTGCTCCTCAGTTCTCAAAGAGATAG
- a CDS encoding ABC transporter ATP-binding protein: MARQITGKKPKDMKKTIRTFLRYLGNHKFALLLVGVLVIASAGANLYGTYLLNPIIDNYILPHDYNGLVRAVLFMGLMYAGGVLCTAVYKQLMTHTAQSIVKEIREDLFSKMQKLPLRFFDTNTHGDVMSHFTNDLDTVQDALNNCFDNLIQSFVMITGTLLAIFLLNWKLSLIVIFFMIIMYLMIQYFSKKSKYYFSHQQAAMGKLNGFIEEMVDGVKVVKVFNHEQKNYEEFERRNERLRRASTEALTYSGRTIPTVVSISYFNYAIVACIGGFFAIGGEIGLGALASYLVYVRQTALPINQFTQQLNFILAAMAGAERIFDMMEECEEVDEGRVTLTRVRKLETGRLQECQEYTGHWAWRHPHEDGSVELVELRGDVRFHDVVFGYEPGVTILKGINLYAKPGQKIAFVGSTGAGKTTITNLINRFYDIESGSITYDGIDVKLIHKDDLRRSISIVLQDTHLFTGTISDNIRYGNLHADMDDVINAAKLANAHSFIKRLPNGYDTMLSGDGANLSQGQRQLLAIARAAIANPPVLILDEATSSIDTRTEKLIEKGMDRLMENRTVFVIAHRLSTVRNSNAIMVLDHGEIIERGSHDELLEDKGRYYQLYTGQFELD; the protein is encoded by the coding sequence ATGGCAAGACAGATTACAGGCAAAAAGCCGAAGGATATGAAGAAAACCATACGAACCTTTCTGCGTTATCTGGGAAATCATAAATTTGCACTGCTGCTTGTCGGAGTACTTGTCATTGCCAGTGCCGGAGCGAACCTGTATGGAACCTATCTGCTGAACCCGATAATTGATAATTACATTCTTCCGCATGACTATAACGGACTGGTGCGTGCAGTCCTGTTCATGGGGCTTATGTATGCGGGGGGAGTTCTTTGTACGGCGGTATACAAGCAGCTGATGACACATACGGCGCAAAGCATCGTTAAGGAAATTCGGGAGGATCTGTTTTCCAAGATGCAGAAGCTCCCTCTTCGCTTCTTTGATACCAACACACACGGGGATGTCATGAGTCATTTCACCAATGATCTGGATACGGTACAGGATGCCTTGAACAACTGCTTTGATAATCTGATTCAAAGCTTTGTGATGATTACCGGAACACTGCTTGCTATTTTTCTGTTGAATTGGAAGCTGTCGTTGATTGTGATATTCTTTATGATTATCATGTATCTCATGATTCAATATTTCAGTAAAAAGAGTAAATATTATTTTTCTCATCAACAGGCCGCCATGGGAAAGCTGAACGGCTTTATTGAGGAGATGGTTGACGGTGTCAAGGTGGTTAAGGTATTTAACCATGAACAGAAAAATTATGAGGAATTTGAACGTCGGAATGAACGTCTGCGCAGGGCGAGTACCGAGGCTCTGACATATTCCGGCAGAACGATTCCAACGGTAGTCAGTATTTCCTATTTCAACTATGCCATTGTCGCATGTATCGGTGGATTCTTTGCGATTGGCGGAGAAATCGGACTCGGGGCACTTGCCTCTTATCTGGTGTATGTACGTCAGACAGCGCTGCCCATCAATCAGTTTACGCAGCAGCTGAACTTCATATTGGCCGCAATGGCTGGTGCGGAGCGTATCTTTGATATGATGGAGGAATGTGAAGAGGTGGATGAGGGGCGTGTTACCCTGACCCGTGTTCGGAAGCTGGAAACCGGCAGACTGCAGGAATGTCAGGAATATACCGGGCACTGGGCATGGCGGCATCCGCATGAGGACGGCAGTGTAGAGCTTGTGGAGCTGCGCGGGGATGTGCGCTTTCATGATGTCGTTTTCGGCTATGAACCAGGGGTCACAATTCTGAAGGGAATCAATCTGTATGCAAAGCCGGGGCAGAAGATTGCATTTGTCGGCAGTACCGGTGCAGGAAAAACGACAATCACCAATCTGATTAATCGGTTTTACGACATCGAAAGCGGCAGCATCACCTATGACGGTATCGATGTCAAGCTGATACACAAGGATGATCTGCGTCGTTCCATTTCCATCGTATTGCAGGATACACATTTATTTACCGGTACGATATCGGATAATATTCGCTATGGTAATTTGCATGCGGATATGGATGATGTGATCAACGCGGCAAAGCTTGCCAATGCACACAGCTTCATTAAGCGTCTTCCAAACGGCTATGACACGATGCTGAGCGGGGATGGAGCCAATCTTTCTCAGGGACAGCGGCAGCTGCTTGCTATCGCAAGAGCGGCAATCGCTAATCCGCCGGTTCTGATTCTGGATGAGGCAACCAGCTCGATCGATACACGTACAGAGAAGCTGATTGAAAAGGGGATGGACCGGCTGATGGAAAATCGAACGGTTTTTGTGATTGCACACCGCCTGTCCACTGTGCGTAATTCCAATGCAATTATGGTTCTGGATCATGGAGAAATCATTGAGCGTGGAAGTCATGATGAACTGCTGGAGGATAAGGGAAGGTATTATCAGTTATACACAGGACAGTTTGAATTGGATTGA
- a CDS encoding DegV family protein: MNKEKIAVLVDTCCDVPQTFVEQYHMYVIPLKVVYKDAEYLDGVDITPEQVYQGLEREVPKTSLPSGERITEIFDQIRADGFQKVIAITLSSGLSGTNNMIHLIADQLEDMEVFIMDTKNISIGGGFHAIQAARYIEDGLSFDEIKAKLMRGIDQCKVFFVVKTLEYLQKGGRIGLVASLFGNALNLKPIISCNDEGIYYTVAKVRGRKQSITKTKELALDFAQGHKRYNVAIMHGDAQEMAEEIRDCIMKKLPGTDVFIMKQVSPVLGVHTGPGTLGICVQILDEA, from the coding sequence ATGAACAAAGAAAAAATTGCTGTCCTCGTCGATACCTGCTGTGATGTCCCGCAGACATTTGTAGAGCAGTACCATATGTATGTCATCCCGTTAAAGGTAGTATATAAGGATGCGGAATACCTCGATGGTGTTGATATTACACCGGAGCAGGTATATCAGGGCTTGGAAAGGGAGGTTCCGAAGACCTCACTGCCAAGCGGAGAGCGTATAACAGAGATTTTTGACCAGATTCGTGCGGACGGCTTTCAAAAGGTAATTGCAATCACACTGTCCAGCGGTCTGAGCGGAACGAATAATATGATTCATCTGATTGCGGATCAGCTGGAGGATATGGAAGTATTCATCATGGATACGAAAAACATATCGATTGGCGGCGGATTTCATGCCATTCAGGCAGCCCGCTATATTGAGGACGGATTGTCCTTTGATGAAATAAAGGCCAAGCTGATGCGCGGTATTGATCAATGCAAAGTTTTCTTTGTAGTGAAGACTCTGGAATACCTGCAAAAGGGTGGAAGAATCGGTCTGGTCGCATCGCTGTTTGGAAATGCCTTGAATCTGAAGCCGATCATCTCCTGTAATGATGAGGGAATTTATTATACGGTCGCAAAGGTTCGCGGAAGAAAGCAGTCAATCACCAAGACAAAGGAGCTTGCTTTGGATTTTGCGCAGGGACATAAGCGATACAATGTTGCTATTATGCACGGGGATGCACAGGAGATGGCAGAGGAGATTCGTGACTGCATTATGAAAAAGCTTCCGGGTACTGATGTATTTATCATGAAACAGGTATCTCCTGTACTGGGCGTGCATACCGGTCCGGGTACGCTGGGAATCTGTGTGCAGATACTGGATGAGGCTTAA
- a CDS encoding DUF1905 domain-containing protein → MMYTFTENLYRQGNRYFIRIPFNVWETCNQKGMLPARVTVEDTVFECKLISKGAGTYFIPVAKAVVQQLNSDGEIPVSFEIIRELTRINKNSPYTTDHPVRKIDHIQEVVYPKPGYCGQICIAMLSGLPIEDVIDFMQTKPWQCSLSRVMEALHYFGISHEDRMTYTRGKAFAFPKCCIVTVRDKPKNHLALYYNGRFYEARHIEFEDIIGYLTVHTE, encoded by the coding sequence ATGATGTATACATTCACAGAAAACCTATACAGACAGGGAAACCGATATTTTATTAGGATCCCCTTTAATGTCTGGGAGACATGTAATCAAAAGGGGATGCTCCCTGCAAGGGTAACGGTGGAAGATACTGTGTTTGAATGCAAGCTGATTTCCAAAGGGGCAGGCACTTATTTCATACCGGTTGCGAAGGCTGTTGTACAGCAGCTTAACAGCGATGGTGAGATACCTGTTTCGTTTGAAATCATCCGTGAATTAACCAGAATTAACAAGAACAGTCCCTATACAACAGACCATCCCGTACGAAAAATAGATCACATACAGGAGGTGGTATATCCGAAACCGGGATATTGCGGGCAAATCTGTATCGCTATGCTCAGCGGTCTTCCTATAGAAGATGTTATCGACTTCATGCAGACGAAGCCATGGCAGTGTTCCTTATCGAGAGTGATGGAGGCATTGCATTATTTTGGTATATCTCATGAGGATAGGATGACCTACACAAGAGGAAAGGCCTTTGCATTTCCCAAATGCTGTATCGTTACGGTACGGGATAAACCAAAGAACCATCTTGCTTTATATTATAACGGAAGATTTTATGAAGCAAGACATATTGAATTTGAGGATATTATCGGCTATCTGACTGTCCATACGGAGTAA
- the rplM gene encoding 50S ribosomal protein L13 codes for MRQTTFAKPAEVERTWYVVDGTGKTLGRLATEVASVLRGKHKPTYTPNVDCGDFVIVTNADKIELTGNKLDTKKYYNHSGYAGGLRTRTARVMKDNYTVEWVERAIYGMLPHTKLGDKMRRHLFVYEGSEHPHTAQKPVELKIKG; via the coding sequence ATGCGCCAAACAACATTTGCAAAACCTGCTGAAGTTGAACGTACTTGGTACGTTGTTGACGGAACAGGTAAGACATTAGGTCGTTTAGCTACAGAAGTAGCATCAGTATTAAGAGGAAAACACAAACCTACTTACACACCAAACGTGGACTGTGGTGATTTCGTTATCGTAACAAACGCTGACAAAATCGAGCTTACAGGAAACAAGCTGGACACTAAAAAATACTACAACCACTCTGGTTATGCAGGAGGACTTCGTACACGTACTGCACGTGTCATGAAGGACAACTATACGGTTGAATGGGTCGAAAGAGCTATTTACGGTATGTTACCTCACACAAAACTGGGTGACAAAATGCGTAGACACCTGTTTGTTTACGAAGGTAGTGAACATCCACACACAGCTCAGAAACCAGTAGAGCTGAAAATCAAAGGTTAG
- a CDS encoding DUF2085 domain-containing protein: MNPDDIWLSLMHLFSRSCHQKAERSFFIHGYQCPVCARCSGLYLGYGFGILLWMFSVTLPLAVYGLFMLSMLIDWGLQAADVLPSTNVRRFVSGVLCGIAVIGIFHALLQAIF; the protein is encoded by the coding sequence ATGAATCCGGATGACATCTGGCTCTCCCTGATGCATCTGTTTTCCCGTTCCTGCCATCAGAAAGCAGAGCGCAGCTTCTTTATTCACGGCTATCAGTGTCCCGTATGTGCAAGATGCAGCGGACTGTATCTCGGGTATGGCTTTGGCATTCTGCTATGGATGTTTTCTGTAACGCTGCCGCTTGCTGTTTACGGTCTGTTTATGCTGAGTATGCTGATTGACTGGGGACTTCAGGCGGCAGATGTTCTTCCATCGACGAATGTGCGAAGATTTGTGAGCGGGGTTTTGTGCGGTATTGCCGTGATTGGTATTTTTCATGCACTTCTGCAGGCTATTTTCTGA
- a CDS encoding winged helix-turn-helix transcriptional regulator, whose protein sequence is MKTAFHFMMFKTFHAQRNRIRQNMQAFGLSPGQPKVLRYVAANRNCMLKEIAAACDVECATVSRILNNLEEQNMLKRHVVETNKRALSMQILPKGEQALAAWERHCRQVEAESLQGFSEQEKEQFREYLGRMYHNLTGKQLD, encoded by the coding sequence ATGAAAACTGCATTTCACTTTATGATGTTTAAAACATTTCATGCACAGAGAAACAGAATCCGTCAAAATATGCAGGCATTCGGATTATCTCCCGGACAGCCAAAGGTTTTGCGCTATGTGGCAGCGAATCGCAACTGCATGCTGAAGGAAATCGCTGCAGCGTGTGATGTGGAATGTGCGACTGTATCCCGGATTCTCAATAATCTGGAGGAACAGAACATGCTGAAGCGCCATGTGGTGGAAACAAATAAACGGGCTTTATCTATGCAGATTCTGCCAAAGGGGGAACAGGCACTTGCCGCTTGGGAAAGACACTGCCGACAGGTGGAAGCCGAGTCCTTACAGGGCTTCAGTGAACAGGAAAAGGAACAGTTCCGGGAATATCTGGGTAGAATGTATCATAATCTGACTGGTAAACAGCTGGATTGA
- a CDS encoding VanW family protein: protein MKKKQEDLRTKKRSDIRLMLGGWYYTWCRYIGWYTSKRQFASGHGSEDYPNVCFQHKSLLKRNLTKEEEVYQENKIVNLRLAVEKLDGIIVYPQETLSYWKTIGKPSASKGYKKGIMLKDGTIVYGIGGGLCQLSNLLFWITIHTPLQVVERHRHGYDVFPDANRTQPFGSGATCFYPYGDLMISNPTDQPFQLRLHVGKTHLHGEWRMLHPLQVRYEIVERNHEMRREWWGGYSRHNQLYRMMLSKEGTLLEEQLVAENHAMMMYQPLLDAQVKENNV, encoded by the coding sequence ATGAAAAAGAAACAGGAGGATCTGCGTACAAAGAAGCGTTCGGATATTCGGCTGATGCTGGGAGGCTGGTATTATACGTGGTGCAGATATATTGGATGGTATACATCAAAACGGCAGTTTGCCAGCGGACATGGAAGTGAGGACTATCCCAATGTCTGCTTTCAGCATAAAAGTCTGCTGAAGCGAAATCTGACAAAGGAAGAGGAGGTTTATCAGGAGAATAAAATTGTGAACCTTCGCCTAGCGGTGGAGAAGCTGGACGGTATCATCGTCTATCCGCAGGAAACGCTGAGCTATTGGAAAACAATAGGGAAACCGTCGGCATCCAAGGGCTATAAGAAAGGCATAATGCTGAAGGATGGAACAATTGTATACGGAATTGGCGGCGGGCTGTGCCAGCTGTCCAACCTGCTGTTCTGGATTACGATACATACACCGCTACAGGTTGTGGAGCGCCACCGTCATGGGTATGATGTGTTCCCGGATGCCAATCGCACACAGCCCTTCGGCAGCGGGGCCACCTGCTTTTATCCCTATGGTGACCTGATGATTAGCAATCCGACAGATCAGCCCTTTCAGCTGCGGCTTCATGTGGGAAAGACTCATCTGCATGGAGAATGGAGAATGCTGCATCCTCTGCAGGTACGCTATGAAATTGTTGAGCGCAATCATGAAATGCGTAGGGAATGGTGGGGCGGCTACAGTCGTCATAATCAGCTCTACCGTATGATGCTGTCAAAGGAGGGGACGCTTCTGGAGGAGCAGCTGGTTGCAGAAAACCACGCAATGATGATGTATCAGCCGCTGCTGGACGCACAAGTAAAGGAAAACAACGTCTGA
- a CDS encoding acyl-CoA--6-aminopenicillanic acid acyl-transferase has product MKYTKATARTLYLTGSSYEIGYRLGDVISKDTVWRRKCVSHNNKMNQNRLEKINSLLDIWCPGLCDELKGIADALHVEPKDLYFYHMTHLVPNCSQIAVCSSITKEKKPLLARNFEFSDEIEDFTLIKTSVTGKHTHMGTSILGAGRDDGINEYGLAVTMTSCGIPVVDLPYMKTPCIEGLQYWIVVRALLENCRNVQEALSYIKDMPIAFHMNMIIFDKEEHAALIQTYAGKKAIRCITTEEALLFTTNHAVLDDDKHLESGAFKHSVQRYQYIEEKLSNKTDITRNTLKEMLLSDYPEGLCFHHYRESFGTTKSMILSPFDNTIELCWGGLARNTWRCYSLDDIQEEQRDIALAVETDKKDILEWIPL; this is encoded by the coding sequence ATGAAGTATACAAAAGCAACAGCACGCACCTTATATCTAACCGGTTCAAGCTATGAAATCGGATATCGTCTTGGAGATGTAATTTCTAAAGACACTGTTTGGCGGAGAAAGTGTGTATCTCACAATAACAAAATGAATCAGAATAGATTAGAAAAAATAAATAGTCTATTGGATATCTGGTGTCCGGGATTATGTGATGAATTGAAAGGAATTGCAGATGCACTTCATGTTGAGCCCAAGGATTTATATTTCTATCATATGACACATCTGGTACCGAATTGTTCACAAATCGCGGTATGTTCCTCAATCACAAAGGAAAAAAAGCCTCTACTTGCACGCAATTTTGAGTTCTCCGATGAAATCGAGGATTTCACTTTGATAAAAACCTCTGTTACGGGAAAACACACGCATATGGGAACCTCTATTCTGGGCGCCGGGCGAGATGATGGCATAAATGAATATGGTCTTGCTGTCACCATGACCTCCTGTGGAATACCAGTTGTGGATTTACCATATATGAAAACGCCCTGTATAGAGGGACTGCAATACTGGATCGTTGTTAGAGCTCTTTTGGAAAACTGCCGTAATGTGCAGGAAGCATTATCGTATATTAAGGATATGCCAATTGCCTTTCACATGAATATGATTATTTTTGACAAGGAAGAACACGCCGCTCTGATTCAAACCTATGCCGGTAAGAAGGCGATTCGCTGCATCACGACTGAGGAAGCACTGCTATTCACAACAAATCATGCGGTTTTAGACGATGATAAGCATTTGGAATCTGGTGCCTTTAAGCACAGCGTGCAACGGTATCAATATATCGAAGAGAAATTATCCAATAAAACGGATATCACACGAAATACCTTAAAGGAAATGCTGTTATCCGATTATCCTGAGGGGTTGTGTTTTCATCACTACAGGGAAAGCTTTGGCACAACTAAAAGTATGATCTTGTCCCCTTTTGACAATACTATCGAATTATGCTGGGGTGGTCTTGCAAGAAATACTTGGAGATGCTATTCTTTAGATGATATACAGGAGGAGCAAAGGGACATTGCTCTTGCTGTTGAAACAGATAAGAAGGATATATTGGAATGGATTCCTCTGTAA